The following proteins are co-located in the Fructilactobacillus carniphilus genome:
- a CDS encoding DMT family transporter, with protein sequence MEKQPQVQHQNIMKGILWATLASAFWGISGTILQFVSQNASIPASWFLSVRTLFSGIILLFISAVLYRGKIFGVFRDVHSILLIFGYAIFGLGANLLSFYVSVQTGNAASATILQYLAPLFILLGGFIFKHKIPNKVDVLVFVIALVGVILSITKGDISQLSIPPVSLFWGIISGITAACYVVIPRPLMEKNSPLTVLGWGTLIAGFFFNLHQPVWENVPHLTTGSVIGIAAIVIFGTVLPFACLLYSMHFASSEDVSLVDAVQPVMTFILSIVFLHTKISFMEIVGSALVIIAIYILQYYRRKSDQVARKME encoded by the coding sequence ATGGAAAAACAACCACAAGTGCAACACCAAAACATTATGAAGGGGATACTGTGGGCCACACTGGCCTCCGCGTTCTGGGGAATTTCAGGAACGATTCTCCAGTTTGTCTCGCAAAACGCTAGCATCCCGGCGTCCTGGTTCCTGTCGGTTCGAACACTGTTTTCGGGAATTATCTTGCTATTTATTAGCGCGGTTTTATACCGGGGCAAGATTTTTGGGGTCTTTCGAGATGTCCACTCGATTTTATTGATCTTTGGGTACGCCATCTTTGGGCTCGGAGCAAACTTACTGTCATTCTACGTCAGTGTGCAAACGGGAAACGCCGCTTCAGCCACTATTTTGCAGTATCTCGCGCCCTTGTTTATTTTATTGGGCGGCTTTATCTTTAAGCACAAGATCCCGAACAAGGTCGATGTTCTGGTCTTTGTAATTGCTTTAGTGGGGGTAATCCTTTCGATTACCAAGGGTGACATTAGTCAATTATCCATCCCACCCGTTTCATTATTCTGGGGAATTATTTCCGGAATTACTGCTGCTTGTTACGTGGTGATCCCACGGCCGTTAATGGAAAAGAATTCACCGTTGACGGTGCTTGGTTGGGGAACTTTGATTGCCGGGTTCTTCTTTAACCTGCACCAACCGGTATGGGAAAACGTCCCACATTTGACGACTGGGAGTGTGATTGGGATTGCCGCCATTGTCATCTTTGGAACGGTGTTGCCGTTCGCCTGCCTGTTATACAGTATGCACTTTGCTAGCTCCGAAGACGTTAGTTTGGTCGATGCGGTACAACCGGTAATGACTTTTATCTTAAGTATCGTCTTCTTACACACCAAGATTAGTTTCATGGAAATCGTGGGATCAGCGCTCGTCATCATTGCCATTTACATTCTGCAATACTACCGGCGTAAGTCCGATCAAGTAGCGCGGAAAATGGAGTAA
- a CDS encoding TetR/AcrR family transcriptional regulator, translating to MVKQTRKTSTVADIQEALIALINEKGLQNLNVTDITRTAGIGRGTFYTHYLDKADLVNQLEADLLEKLQTDLDHIMPDAMKWLVGEVPKTASFITETLNNFYANQRLVAALLGEQGDPYFLNRIKQVVFADLDAALTKFGDQIHSQQAVPLDYVREFIIDEIMGIIVYWIKKPNPEPPTVVAKIIANLQQTAPFQLLTLTKKQEEPNDE from the coding sequence ATGGTCAAACAAACGCGCAAAACCAGTACGGTCGCGGACATTCAGGAAGCGTTAATTGCGTTAATTAACGAAAAAGGGCTTCAAAATTTGAATGTGACAGACATTACGCGCACCGCTGGCATCGGTCGGGGGACGTTTTACACCCATTATTTGGATAAGGCGGACCTCGTGAATCAGCTCGAAGCAGATTTACTGGAAAAACTGCAGACTGACTTAGATCATATTATGCCGGATGCAATGAAATGGCTCGTTGGAGAAGTGCCCAAAACCGCTTCGTTTATCACAGAGACACTCAATAATTTCTACGCGAACCAACGCTTAGTCGCGGCGTTACTGGGCGAGCAGGGAGATCCGTACTTTTTAAATCGGATTAAACAGGTGGTGTTTGCAGACCTGGACGCGGCGTTGACCAAGTTTGGGGATCAAATCCACAGTCAACAAGCGGTGCCGCTTGATTACGTGCGGGAATTCATTATCGACGAAATCATGGGCATCATTGTGTATTGGATTAAGAAACCGAATCCAGAACCACCCACTGTGGTGGCCAAAATCATTGCTAACTTGCAACAAACCGCCCCGTTTCAACTACTAACACTGACCAAAAAACAGGAGGAGCCTAACGATGAATAA
- the metF gene encoding methylenetetrahydrofolate reductase [NAD(P)H]: MLINHLFAQKTVFSLEVFPPKTDLGQQKLLNSLSGIKGIHPDFISVTQGAGGSNNQSMLSLASQIQTDLQIPVLAHLPGLYRDQNDVRRFLADLDRYQIHNVLALRGDYQPGQTTPRVFPHAADLAKFIQQTGQFDITGACYPQKHPEAPDLITDTLNLKTKVENGVNHLITQMIFDNDQFYAFQERLRLAGINVPVEVGIMPCTNHRQIKRITELAGITMPKKFTAMMDRYQDCPEAMRAAGIAYAIDQIVDLVAHGVDGIHLYTMNNPEVAQQIWAATHTLFEANPAPRPQLNHA, encoded by the coding sequence ATGCTGATTAACCACCTCTTCGCCCAGAAAACGGTCTTTTCTTTAGAAGTGTTCCCTCCCAAGACCGACCTCGGGCAACAAAAACTGCTCAACTCCCTGTCCGGAATCAAGGGAATTCATCCCGATTTCATTTCGGTAACGCAGGGCGCTGGCGGAAGTAACAATCAATCCATGCTCTCCTTGGCTAGTCAGATTCAAACCGACCTGCAAATCCCGGTGTTGGCACATCTCCCCGGGCTCTATCGGGATCAAAATGACGTGCGTCGCTTTCTCGCTGATTTAGATCGCTACCAGATTCACAACGTTCTTGCCCTCCGCGGTGATTATCAGCCAGGGCAAACTACTCCGAGAGTTTTCCCCCACGCGGCTGATCTAGCGAAATTCATCCAGCAAACCGGTCAATTCGACATTACCGGTGCTTGTTATCCGCAAAAACATCCGGAAGCCCCGGACCTGATTACCGACACTCTCAACTTAAAAACGAAAGTGGAAAACGGTGTCAACCACTTAATCACCCAGATGATTTTTGATAATGATCAATTTTATGCCTTTCAAGAACGGCTCCGGCTAGCTGGGATTAACGTTCCGGTGGAAGTCGGAATCATGCCCTGCACCAACCACCGGCAGATTAAGCGCATCACCGAGCTGGCTGGGATTACCATGCCCAAGAAGTTCACCGCCATGATGGACCGCTATCAGGATTGCCCCGAGGCCATGCGGGCCGCCGGAATTGCCTACGCCATCGACCAAATTGTTGATTTAGTGGCCCACGGGGTTGACGGCATCCATCTTTACACGATGAACAATCCGGAAGTCGCCCAGCAAATTTGGGCGGCAACTCACACGCTCTTTGAGGCTAATCCAGCCCCGCGCCCCCAACTAAACCATGCTTAA
- a CDS encoding DMT family transporter has product MTNKRTYLGVVLAIAGALMWGIQGPVSEFLYQDRHFSTEWLMGIKMLVSGILILFFVRLVQHQPVFTIWKRQTWLPLICYSVLGLTGVQYFFLLTVRASNPATATIMQSLGTVMIVILTALVYRQLPSRPEAIAVAVALVGTWLLVTKGDLTSLAISPKAFELGLLVALAGALQTMLPVKLIQRNNTLVVIGWAMLIGGLIFSCIHPVWVNPPHLSVGVVLGVGFIVIFGTMLAFICFVSSLHYVSPTTAGLLDTFEPLSATLLTVWFFHTSFNLAEIIGGILILSTVFILAVPARKQSSF; this is encoded by the coding sequence ATGACCAATAAAAGAACATACCTCGGAGTGGTGCTTGCCATTGCCGGAGCCTTGATGTGGGGCATTCAAGGTCCGGTATCAGAATTTTTGTATCAGGATCGACACTTTTCGACGGAATGGTTGATGGGGATTAAAATGTTAGTTTCTGGCATTTTAATCCTTTTCTTTGTGCGCTTGGTGCAACACCAGCCCGTGTTTACCATTTGGAAGCGCCAAACCTGGTTACCGTTAATCTGCTACTCTGTCTTGGGGTTAACCGGAGTCCAATATTTTTTCCTCCTCACGGTCCGGGCTAGCAATCCAGCGACGGCCACCATCATGCAAAGCCTGGGGACCGTGATGATTGTGATTTTAACGGCCCTTGTGTATCGTCAGTTACCGAGTCGTCCCGAAGCAATTGCGGTGGCAGTCGCACTGGTCGGGACTTGGCTCTTAGTGACCAAAGGGGATCTCACCAGCCTAGCAATTAGTCCTAAAGCGTTTGAATTAGGTCTGTTGGTGGCATTAGCCGGTGCTCTGCAAACAATGTTGCCGGTTAAGTTAATCCAACGGAACAACACGTTGGTGGTGATTGGCTGGGCGATGTTAATCGGAGGCCTCATCTTTAGTTGCATTCATCCCGTGTGGGTGAATCCGCCACACCTAAGCGTTGGCGTCGTGCTGGGGGTCGGTTTTATCGTGATCTTTGGGACAATGTTGGCCTTTATCTGCTTTGTGTCTAGTTTGCACTACGTTTCGCCCACCACAGCGGGGTTACTGGACACCTTCGAACCGCTGTCAGCGACGTTACTCACAGTTTGGTTCTTCCATACCAGTTTTAACTTAGCCGAAATCATCGGGGGGATACTGATTTTAAGTACCGTCTTTATTCTGGCCGTTCCCGCTCGCAAGCAATCTTCATTTTAA
- a CDS encoding GNAT family N-acetyltransferase: MKFLASPGRFYLNNPAGEMVAEVTFTIADNVVAINHTFVDPSLRGQGVAGKLMVAVIDYAQEHHYWIKPVCSYAQMFFQKFTQYQDLVKE, from the coding sequence ATGAAATTCTTAGCTAGTCCAGGGCGGTTTTATCTGAATAATCCCGCTGGAGAAATGGTGGCCGAAGTCACGTTTACAATTGCTGACAACGTGGTTGCAATTAACCACACCTTTGTCGATCCCAGTTTGCGGGGCCAAGGCGTGGCCGGTAAGTTAATGGTGGCCGTAATTGATTATGCCCAAGAACATCATTACTGGATTAAGCCGGTTTGTTCCTACGCCCAAATGTTTTTCCAGAAATTTACCCAGTATCAGGATTTAGTAAAGGAGTAA
- a CDS encoding homoserine O-acetyltransferase/O-succinyltransferase family protein: MGRMNILTGYNQNTTTPQPGALNVLIVNLMPKRAETEHQLISVFKRTHQNFNLTFAYLPHHHFQHYAAGVKQRYASLTDVQDQQFDALLVTGAPVDQKAFQEIDYWDDFQSLLAWRRHHVQTSLFLCWAAWAAGEREHQFTGKRLDHKLCGVFTTDGVTMPHSRYFTIPLASVEPGVRVLAGNDQLGAVVLHAPALNSYYVMGHLEYSTNTLALEEQRDQQAEKSTPHPQNYYHNGRPVNRWQADATRFFKQWLASIPAQASKKVLDK; the protein is encoded by the coding sequence ATGGGACGCATGAACATTCTCACTGGTTACAACCAAAACACAACGACGCCACAACCAGGAGCACTCAATGTTTTGATTGTGAACCTCATGCCGAAACGAGCAGAAACGGAACACCAGTTGATTAGCGTCTTCAAGCGAACCCACCAAAACTTTAACCTGACGTTTGCTTATTTACCCCACCATCATTTCCAGCACTACGCGGCGGGGGTTAAGCAACGCTATGCCAGTTTAACGGACGTTCAAGACCAACAGTTTGACGCCCTGCTTGTCACCGGGGCGCCGGTTGATCAAAAAGCCTTTCAAGAAATCGATTACTGGGATGATTTTCAAAGCTTACTTGCGTGGCGCCGTCACCACGTCCAGACCAGCCTCTTTCTGTGCTGGGCGGCCTGGGCTGCGGGAGAGCGTGAGCACCAGTTTACGGGAAAACGTCTCGACCACAAATTGTGTGGAGTCTTTACGACGGACGGGGTTACCATGCCCCACTCCCGCTACTTCACCATTCCCCTTGCATCCGTTGAACCTGGCGTTCGCGTCCTAGCCGGCAATGACCAATTAGGCGCCGTGGTCCTCCACGCCCCCGCGCTAAATTCTTACTACGTAATGGGGCACCTTGAGTACAGCACGAACACCCTCGCCCTGGAAGAACAGCGCGATCAACAAGCGGAAAAATCAACGCCCCACCCCCAAAATTATTATCATAACGGTCGACCCGTTAATCGCTGGCAGGCAGACGCCACCCGCTTTTTTAAGCAGTGGCTCGCCTCCATTCCAGCACAAGCTTCTAAAAAAGTCCTTGACAAATAA
- the galE gene encoding UDP-glucose 4-epimerase GalE has protein sequence MAVLVAGGAGYIGSHMVDRLIGEGYDVVVADNLSTGHRAAVHPQARFYEGDTRDAHFLDDLFAKEDIEAVIHMDAFSLVPESMKKPLKYFDNNVIGMIVLLEAMKRAGVKYVVFSSTAATYGNPERIPIHEADRKEPINPYGESKLMMEHIMKWVEQADGIHSVALRYFNAAGAKADGSIGEDHHPETHLIPIVLKVAAGQQDQLKIFGDDYDTPDGTNVRDYIHILDLADAHILAMEYLKQGHPSDVFNLGSSTGFSNREILEAARKVTGKEIPAEVAPRRGGDPDTLVADSSKAREVLGWKPQYDNVEDIIKTAWTWKQKHPNGYSDRS, from the coding sequence ATGGCAGTTTTAGTTGCTGGGGGAGCCGGTTACATCGGTTCTCACATGGTAGATCGCTTGATTGGTGAGGGTTACGACGTGGTCGTAGCGGATAATCTCTCAACTGGTCACCGCGCCGCCGTACATCCGCAAGCGCGCTTTTATGAAGGGGATACGCGGGACGCCCACTTTTTAGACGATTTATTTGCCAAAGAAGACATCGAAGCCGTAATTCACATGGATGCCTTCTCGTTAGTTCCTGAATCAATGAAGAAACCGTTGAAATACTTTGATAACAATGTGATTGGCATGATTGTGTTGTTAGAAGCAATGAAACGAGCCGGCGTGAAGTACGTGGTCTTTTCGTCAACGGCGGCTACTTACGGTAATCCGGAACGAATTCCGATTCACGAAGCTGATCGGAAGGAACCCATTAACCCGTATGGTGAAAGCAAGTTAATGATGGAGCACATTATGAAATGGGTGGAACAAGCAGACGGAATTCACTCCGTCGCCTTACGGTACTTTAATGCCGCCGGTGCCAAAGCTGACGGTTCGATTGGAGAAGATCATCACCCAGAAACCCACTTGATTCCAATCGTGCTAAAGGTAGCCGCTGGGCAACAAGATCAGCTAAAAATCTTTGGGGATGACTACGATACTCCGGATGGCACTAACGTTCGTGATTATATTCACATCTTAGATTTGGCGGATGCTCACATTCTGGCAATGGAATACTTAAAACAAGGTCATCCGAGTGACGTCTTTAATCTCGGCTCTTCCACCGGCTTTTCCAACCGAGAAATTTTGGAAGCCGCGCGCAAGGTAACGGGGAAAGAAATTCCAGCGGAAGTAGCACCGCGACGGGGCGGAGATCCTGACACGCTGGTAGCGGACAGTAGTAAAGCCCGTGAAGTACTAGGTTGGAAACCGCAATACGATAACGTTGAAGACATCATTAAGACAGCCTGGACGTGGAAGCAAAAACATCCCAATGGCTACTCAGATCGGTCTTAA
- a CDS encoding DMT family transporter, whose product MFTWYRKLSNNMKGILLAGLASVSWGIAGVITQFVSQNESIPASWFLSARTTGAGLILILASAIIYRGRIFDIFKSWKSIGILICYGLFGLAANMGSFYVSIQTGNAAATTILQYLAPLFIVIGGFIFQRRKPVKMDLVVFVIAIIGVVLSITKGDLSQLSIPLDSFLWGLVTGVTAALYVVLPRPLGKTNPPIVVMGWGTLIASLAFNLNHPVWKDVPPLSAGAILGVLGIIFFGTLLTFSTLIYASRFTSSENISLMDALQPVSTFILSVIFFKESLSLAEVVGAIMVIIAIYLLQYTQRHEDIAQQKQ is encoded by the coding sequence ATGTTTACATGGTATCGCAAGTTAAGTAATAACATGAAGGGAATTTTACTGGCGGGACTCGCCTCTGTTTCCTGGGGGATTGCAGGGGTCATTACCCAGTTCGTGTCCCAAAACGAATCGATTCCGGCCTCCTGGTTCCTATCGGCTCGGACCACTGGAGCAGGGTTAATCCTGATCTTGGCCAGCGCGATTATTTATCGCGGTCGGATCTTTGATATTTTCAAGAGTTGGAAGTCGATTGGGATTCTGATTTGTTACGGACTATTCGGACTGGCTGCCAACATGGGGAGCTTCTACGTTAGTATTCAAACCGGGAACGCCGCTGCCACCACGATTTTGCAGTACTTGGCGCCACTTTTCATCGTGATTGGGGGCTTCATTTTTCAACGTCGTAAACCGGTGAAAATGGACCTGGTGGTCTTTGTAATTGCCATCATTGGGGTGGTACTTTCAATCACCAAGGGAGACCTCAGCCAGCTATCGATTCCGCTAGATTCCTTTTTATGGGGATTAGTTACCGGAGTGACGGCCGCTTTGTACGTCGTCTTACCTCGGCCGCTGGGTAAAACCAACCCCCCAATCGTCGTAATGGGATGGGGAACGTTGATTGCCAGCCTGGCCTTTAACCTGAACCATCCGGTGTGGAAAGATGTTCCTCCGTTGAGCGCCGGTGCCATTCTTGGGGTCCTCGGGATTATCTTCTTTGGAACGTTATTGACCTTCTCCACGCTGATTTACGCTTCCCGGTTCACTTCGTCAGAAAACATCAGTTTGATGGATGCCTTACAACCAGTTTCAACCTTTATTTTGAGTGTAATCTTCTTCAAGGAATCACTGAGTTTGGCCGAAGTGGTGGGGGCCATCATGGTGATTATCGCCATTTACCTCTTGCAGTACACGCAACGCCACGAGGACATTGCGCAACAAAAACAATAA
- a CDS encoding DUF7671 family protein: MSQQYKVLRFIGVPVVQTANGQYEIKRDQAGQFKLHEWRIGKHTKGHYQAPGQIFLTENQMRVAIVAAFDVSFKKRHRYQPMARFLSESVPADVLQTAQAQLDAN, translated from the coding sequence ATGTCACAGCAGTACAAGGTGTTACGGTTCATTGGCGTTCCGGTGGTGCAAACGGCTAACGGTCAGTATGAGATTAAACGTGATCAAGCCGGTCAGTTTAAGCTGCACGAGTGGCGCATCGGTAAACACACCAAGGGTCACTATCAGGCGCCCGGTCAAATCTTTTTGACCGAGAACCAAATGCGGGTTGCAATCGTAGCGGCCTTTGATGTATCTTTTAAAAAACGCCATCGGTACCAACCGATGGCTCGTTTTTTGTCGGAGTCGGTGCCAGCGGATGTGTTGCAAACGGCGCAGGCTCAATTAGACGCAAACTAA
- a CDS encoding MMPL family transporter, which yields MNKFVKKYSGIALLWLIAVLAAILFLPNIGSLEAEKGQTKIPANMQSQVANNMQKHWGHHISNTRQVVLVYNNGEQPITKAQQQRIDQRIRHLEKNSDHYGIKSVTSITNTPVAKKQLLSKDKSTEIVQLNVSKRDSVETMNQKLKSGGKVSGVRSYVTGADVLNDDMRLSMVDGIKKTEIIATIFILIVLIIVFRSPIVPLVSLLTVGVSFIVSLSVVMNLVKYFNFPLSNFTQVFIVVVLFGIGTDYNILLYDQFKENLANGMDRVQATVSARKLAGRTILDSGISVLIGFAALGLANFSVYRSGFAVAVGVVVLLLVLLTLNPFFMSVLGAKMYWPNKNLAEQDQNSRLWGWLSKHSVQFAVPAVIVVLAVLLPIISFGHGNLSYDSAVELSNSVPSKQGLNVVEKHFSKGTAEPSTIYIKSDHSLKNQADLMKIDQVTNQLRSRKDVATVASVTQPSGQPIKQLYLNDQLQTLTGKMNQAGQGLQQIQAGGNGQGFNADQLKAIGESAQAIGQKLQTIQATAGNQMTGDQVVAAMQQKATSMGSPLNQAQLQIIGGALQQAQASQSNVSGQLNGIASDTQNIGNNAQALGEQLKALQAQTEKAQQGLSQISGGVGQANNYLASVQGSAAGQTFFIPEQVMNSDQFKQAVNNYLSGNEKTTKIVVVLNQNPSSAKAMKTVNDIQNQVKQNLKGSDLDKATVAVNGQSALISDTQTIASGDFFRTAVIMLIGILVALIFVTRSILQPLYIEGTLLLAYFASLTVTHWISSLVLGHPMLTWNTPFFAFIMIIALGVDYSIFLMRKYQTVPGANPAERIIESSKFIGVVVLSAALILGGTFAALMPSGVLTLIQVAIAVIVGLLILVIILPILMSAAVKLTYPDPEKATEAAEGE from the coding sequence ATGAATAAGTTTGTAAAAAAATATAGTGGCATTGCGCTATTGTGGCTCATTGCCGTACTCGCCGCGATCCTCTTTTTACCGAACATCGGAAGTCTAGAGGCCGAAAAGGGACAGACCAAGATCCCGGCGAACATGCAGAGTCAGGTGGCCAATAACATGCAAAAGCACTGGGGCCATCACATTAGTAATACCCGTCAGGTGGTTTTGGTCTATAACAACGGCGAACAGCCGATTACCAAAGCTCAACAGCAGCGGATTGATCAACGAATTCGTCACCTAGAGAAAAATTCCGATCATTACGGAATTAAGAGTGTGACGTCGATTACCAATACGCCGGTGGCCAAGAAACAGCTGCTGTCGAAGGATAAATCGACCGAAATCGTGCAGTTGAACGTTTCCAAACGCGATTCGGTGGAAACCATGAACCAGAAGCTGAAGTCCGGCGGGAAGGTCAGCGGCGTGCGCTCGTACGTGACGGGAGCGGACGTCTTAAACGATGACATGCGGCTCTCGATGGTGGATGGAATCAAGAAAACGGAAATTATTGCCACAATCTTCATCTTAATTGTGCTGATTATCGTTTTCCGGTCCCCGATCGTCCCACTGGTTTCGTTATTAACCGTGGGAGTTTCGTTCATCGTCTCGTTGAGCGTGGTCATGAACCTTGTGAAGTACTTTAACTTCCCGCTTTCAAACTTTACTCAAGTCTTCATCGTGGTGGTGCTGTTCGGAATCGGGACCGATTACAATATCCTGCTGTACGACCAGTTTAAGGAGAACCTGGCCAACGGGATGGACCGCGTCCAAGCAACCGTTTCAGCCCGGAAGTTAGCCGGGCGGACGATTCTTGATAGTGGAATCTCCGTTCTGATTGGATTTGCAGCCCTTGGTTTGGCGAACTTCTCCGTCTACCGGTCTGGATTTGCTGTAGCAGTTGGAGTAGTCGTCTTACTGCTCGTACTGTTAACCTTGAATCCGTTCTTTATGTCCGTTCTTGGTGCCAAGATGTACTGGCCGAACAAGAACCTGGCTGAACAAGACCAAAACAGCCGGCTTTGGGGTTGGTTATCCAAGCACTCCGTTCAGTTTGCCGTTCCCGCTGTGATCGTAGTCTTAGCGGTTCTCTTACCCATCATTTCCTTTGGTCACGGGAACCTTAGTTATGATAGTGCGGTCGAATTAAGCAACAGTGTGCCATCAAAACAAGGATTAAACGTGGTGGAAAAGCACTTCAGCAAGGGGACTGCCGAACCATCCACGATTTACATTAAGTCTGATCATTCGCTGAAGAACCAGGCTGACCTAATGAAGATTGATCAAGTTACGAATCAGTTGCGGAGTCGGAAGGACGTGGCTACGGTGGCTTCCGTCACCCAACCAAGTGGACAACCAATTAAACAACTGTACTTAAATGATCAATTACAAACGTTAACCGGAAAAATGAATCAAGCCGGGCAAGGATTGCAACAAATCCAAGCCGGGGGCAACGGGCAAGGTTTTAATGCTGATCAACTGAAAGCCATTGGTGAATCTGCTCAAGCCATCGGGCAGAAGTTACAAACGATTCAAGCCACGGCGGGCAACCAGATGACCGGGGACCAGGTGGTCGCTGCCATGCAACAAAAGGCGACGTCTATGGGATCACCGTTAAACCAAGCCCAACTGCAAATTATTGGCGGCGCTCTGCAACAAGCTCAAGCTAGTCAAAGCAACGTGAGTGGACAGCTAAATGGAATTGCAAGCGATACCCAAAACATCGGTAATAATGCCCAAGCGCTGGGTGAACAGTTGAAGGCCTTGCAAGCCCAAACCGAAAAAGCCCAACAGGGTCTGAGCCAAATCTCTGGCGGAGTGGGACAAGCTAACAACTACCTGGCTTCCGTTCAGGGTTCGGCTGCCGGTCAAACCTTCTTCATTCCAGAACAAGTCATGAACAGTGATCAGTTTAAACAGGCAGTTAACAATTACTTATCTGGAAACGAAAAAACCACCAAGATTGTGGTGGTCTTGAACCAGAACCCATCGAGTGCAAAGGCCATGAAGACGGTTAACGACATCCAAAATCAAGTTAAACAAAACTTGAAGGGGAGTGACCTTGATAAGGCCACGGTCGCCGTTAACGGTCAAAGTGCTCTGATTTCTGATACGCAAACGATTGCTTCGGGAGACTTCTTCCGGACCGCTGTCATCATGTTAATCGGAATTTTAGTGGCCCTCATCTTTGTGACCCGGTCAATCTTACAACCGCTTTACATTGAAGGAACGTTGCTGTTAGCTTACTTTGCTTCGTTGACGGTCACCCACTGGATTAGTAGTTTAGTGCTGGGACACCCGATGTTGACTTGGAACACGCCGTTCTTTGCCTTCATCATGATTATCGCTCTGGGAGTGGACTACAGTATCTTCTTAATGCGGAAGTACCAGACGGTTCCCGGTGCTAATCCCGCCGAACGAATCATCGAGTCTTCCAAGTTTATTGGAGTCGTGGTGCTTTCCGCGGCCTTGATTCTAGGGGGAACGTTCGCAGCCTTGATGCCATCTGGTGTCTTGACGCTGATTCAAGTTGCCATTGCCGTGATTGTGGGACTTTTAATCCTTGTGATTATCCTGCCAATCTTAATGTCGGCTGCGGTGAAATTAACGTATCCTGATCCCGAAAAGGCGACAGAAGCTGCCGAAGGTGAATAA